A single Ferrovibrio sp. MS7 DNA region contains:
- a CDS encoding tetratricopeptide repeat protein: protein MSEWRRNVAGHGAAKQKPAGAPWRSRPLLLALLVSPWLAGALLPQTYAQVPQGNTPPIGAPPGPAQAPGSSPAPVGTPQRLPQAAQPAAQPAAQPPAQAPAQPQAAQPQAAQAQQAGAVRLRSGEHPDYTRLVFDFPQRTEYSLEREGGATTLRFQSPAAIDLGALARRPPRFVSGLSTAAENGGSVVRFTTPDTSGVKHWRDGGKVVVDIAAPSQAAQAAPQAPAPQAAAPRPQQAPAAAPAAPAPVPAAPAQQPPRQAAQQQAPAQQQPPAPQQAQRAPAAPPAQAPAPAPAQAQAPAAPAQNPAAMPAPVAPTMPFAQQAPQLPASAGVPAASPVLPVGVADSASLMPPRPTGPLSGDPLVPVVDSSRTGPLLIFPFTRAAAAAAFMRNGYLWLVFDRASVVDLRPITTRDWNGQISDIEQLPIPNMTVLRLAVPAGTTTAFARRNAGWSIALNTVQPDQVRSDAEGEQGQAQPQAPTPGNSGRPPPIDVRRLLDTDTGARLFFAANDPSPPLIVPDPDVGDSITVVPFAGANGGVPERREFVEATVLPSFQGLALEKKAEALEVRRYPRGIELASSNGLSLSAPRGADPRRANSEIFDYTEWRKADGKTILEQKQNMQYRVSMASPAQRPAARMQLAQFYFANDLHAEALGVLAKARQDNPELERDKRFRAMRGVSNLKMGRINEAANDIDSRVFDDDPDMLAYRGLLAAQRDDWPSARKAFSQAGAAVSRFPPDIRAPLRLAMARAWLSGGDLSGAEAEVKALENDTLNRGQQAEASYVRGLLAQAQNKPEDAIRQFDYAIASGDRKARAYADYAKIEFLLARKQLNTQEAIDRLDGLRFAWRGDPYEFNLLRRLGELQFASGDLRAGIGTFRQLVKYFPKSADIPLLTKQMSDEFARLFLDGGAQSMPPLAALALYYDYRELTPAGPEGDEIIGKLADRLVGVDLLNRAAELLEHQIQYRLRGEDRARAGARLGVVNLLDRKPDAALKALQGTDGPNLPATLVQERRLLQVRALADLDRFSEALNLLGNDQSQEARGLRADIHWRAKDWVAAARVLNQNLGSRYSDPAPLAPEERKQVLQLGVALSLTNDIAGLEDLRKKYQDKLAGTPDAESFNVIASTIARGSGDPRELAAAIAQIGQYEAFMSRYRERVARGGITAIN from the coding sequence ATGAGCGAGTGGCGGCGGAACGTGGCAGGGCACGGAGCAGCGAAGCAGAAACCGGCAGGGGCGCCATGGCGCTCGCGGCCGCTGCTGCTTGCCCTGCTGGTGTCGCCCTGGCTGGCTGGCGCATTGCTGCCCCAAACATATGCTCAGGTGCCACAGGGCAACACGCCGCCGATTGGTGCGCCGCCCGGCCCGGCGCAAGCACCAGGCTCATCTCCCGCGCCGGTTGGCACGCCACAGCGTCTGCCCCAGGCAGCACAGCCTGCAGCACAGCCGGCCGCGCAGCCGCCAGCCCAGGCTCCCGCCCAGCCGCAAGCCGCTCAGCCCCAAGCCGCTCAGGCGCAACAGGCTGGCGCGGTGCGCCTGCGCAGCGGCGAGCACCCTGACTATACCCGCCTGGTATTCGACTTCCCGCAGCGCACGGAATACAGCCTGGAGCGCGAAGGCGGCGCCACCACGCTGCGTTTCCAGTCGCCTGCCGCGATTGATCTGGGCGCACTCGCCCGTCGCCCGCCGCGCTTTGTCTCCGGCCTGTCCACGGCTGCGGAGAATGGCGGCAGCGTGGTGCGCTTCACCACCCCCGATACTTCCGGCGTGAAGCATTGGCGCGATGGCGGCAAGGTGGTGGTGGATATCGCCGCCCCGTCGCAGGCTGCGCAAGCTGCGCCCCAGGCCCCGGCGCCCCAGGCTGCCGCGCCGCGACCGCAGCAGGCGCCTGCTGCTGCGCCGGCCGCGCCAGCGCCAGTACCGGCAGCGCCGGCACAACAGCCGCCGCGCCAAGCTGCCCAGCAACAAGCGCCTGCCCAGCAGCAACCGCCCGCGCCACAGCAGGCGCAGCGTGCCCCGGCTGCTCCCCCGGCCCAAGCACCCGCCCCGGCACCGGCTCAAGCGCAGGCACCTGCCGCGCCTGCGCAAAATCCTGCCGCCATGCCGGCGCCGGTGGCCCCCACCATGCCTTTCGCGCAGCAGGCGCCGCAGCTTCCCGCTTCAGCCGGCGTGCCGGCTGCTTCGCCGGTGCTGCCGGTCGGTGTTGCCGATAGCGCCAGCCTGATGCCGCCGCGCCCGACGGGGCCGCTGAGCGGCGATCCGCTGGTGCCGGTGGTGGATTCCAGCCGCACCGGGCCGCTGCTGATCTTCCCGTTCACCCGTGCCGCCGCCGCTGCCGCCTTCATGCGCAATGGCTATCTCTGGCTGGTCTTCGACCGGGCTTCGGTGGTCGACCTGCGGCCGATCACCACGCGCGACTGGAACGGCCAGATCAGCGATATCGAGCAATTGCCGATCCCGAACATGACCGTGCTGCGCCTTGCCGTGCCGGCTGGCACCACCACGGCCTTCGCGCGGCGCAATGCCGGCTGGTCCATCGCGCTCAACACCGTGCAGCCGGACCAGGTGCGCAGCGATGCCGAGGGCGAGCAGGGGCAGGCGCAGCCCCAGGCGCCGACGCCGGGCAATAGCGGCCGGCCGCCGCCGATTGATGTGCGCCGCCTGCTCGATACCGATACCGGCGCGCGGTTGTTCTTCGCCGCCAATGATCCATCGCCGCCGCTGATCGTGCCCGATCCCGACGTTGGCGACAGCATCACCGTGGTGCCGTTTGCCGGCGCCAATGGCGGCGTGCCGGAGCGGCGCGAATTCGTCGAAGCCACCGTGCTGCCGAGTTTCCAGGGCCTGGCGCTGGAGAAGAAGGCCGAGGCGCTGGAAGTGCGGCGCTATCCGCGCGGCATCGAACTGGCGTCGTCCAATGGCTTGTCGCTGTCCGCGCCGCGCGGTGCCGATCCGCGCCGCGCCAACAGCGAGATCTTCGACTACACCGAATGGCGCAAGGCGGATGGCAAGACCATCCTCGAGCAGAAGCAGAATATGCAATACCGCGTCTCCATGGCCTCGCCGGCGCAGCGCCCGGCGGCGCGCATGCAACTGGCGCAGTTCTACTTCGCCAATGATCTGCATGCCGAGGCGCTCGGCGTGCTGGCCAAGGCGCGGCAGGATAATCCCGAGCTTGAGCGCGACAAGCGTTTCCGCGCCATGCGAGGCGTGTCCAATCTCAAGATGGGCCGCATCAACGAGGCCGCCAACGACATCGATTCCCGCGTCTTCGACGACGATCCGGACATGCTGGCCTATCGCGGCCTGCTGGCGGCGCAGCGCGATGACTGGCCCTCGGCGCGCAAGGCGTTCAGCCAGGCCGGTGCGGCGGTGTCCCGCTTCCCGCCCGATATCCGCGCGCCTTTGCGGCTGGCGATGGCGCGTGCCTGGCTTTCGGGCGGCGACCTGTCCGGCGCCGAAGCGGAAGTGAAGGCCCTGGAAAACGACACGCTGAACCGCGGCCAGCAGGCCGAGGCTTCCTATGTGCGCGGCCTCCTGGCGCAGGCGCAGAACAAGCCGGAAGATGCCATCCGGCAATTCGATTACGCGATCGCCAGCGGCGACCGCAAGGCGCGTGCTTATGCCGATTATGCCAAGATCGAATTCCTGCTGGCGCGCAAGCAGCTCAACACGCAGGAGGCCATCGACCGCCTGGATGGCCTGCGCTTCGCCTGGCGCGGCGATCCGTATGAATTCAACCTGCTGCGGCGCTTAGGGGAATTGCAGTTCGCCAGCGGCGATCTGCGTGCCGGCATCGGCACCTTCCGCCAGTTGGTGAAATACTTCCCGAAATCGGCTGACATCCCGCTGCTCACCAAGCAGATGAGCGATGAATTCGCCCGCCTGTTCCTCGATGGCGGCGCGCAATCGATGCCGCCGCTCGCGGCCCTGGCGCTGTATTACGATTACCGCGAACTCACCCCGGCTGGCCCGGAAGGCGACGAGATCATCGGCAAGCTGGCCGACCGCCTGGTCGGCGTCGACCTGCTGAACCGCGCCGCCGAATTGCTCGAACACCAGATTCAATACCGCCTGCGCGGCGAGGACCGCGCCCGCGCCGGCGCCCGCCTTGGTGTGGTCAACCTGCTCGACCGCAAGCCCGATGCAGCCTTGAAAGCCTTGCAGGGCACCGATGGTCCGAATCTGCCGGCCACGCTGGTGCAGGAGCGCCGCCTGCTGCAGGTGCGCGCCCTGGCCGATCTCGACCGTTTCTCCGAAGCCCTCAACCTGCTCGGCAACGACCAGAGCCAGGAAGCGCGCGGCCTGCGCGCCGATATCCACTGGCGGGCCAAGGATTGGGTCGCCGCCGCCCGCGTGCTGAACCAGAATCTCGGCAGCCGCTACAGCGATCCGGCGCCGCTGGCGCCCGAGGAGCGCAAGCAGGTGCTGCAGCTCGGCGTCGCGCTGTCGCTCACCAACGACATCGCCGGCCTCGAAGACCTGCGCAAGAAATACCAGGACAAGCTCGCCGGCACGCCGGACGCCGAAAGCTTCAACGTCATCGCCTCAACGATTGCACGCGGCAGCGGCGACCCGCGCGAACTCGCCGCCGCCATCGCCCAGATCGGCCAATACGAAGCCTTCATGAGCCGCTACCGTGAACGCGTGGCGAGGGGCGGGATCACGGCGATTAATTAG
- the alaS gene encoding alanine--tRNA ligase — translation MTTSASDIRQAFLDYFGKNGHAVVESSPLVPRNDPTLMFTNAGMVQFKNVFTGQEKRPYTRAATSQKCVRAGGKHNDLDNVGYTARHHTFFEMLGNFSFGDYFKEEAIPLAWNLITKEYGLPKDKLWVTVYHDDDQAFDLWKKVAGLPDERIVRIATSDNFWAMGDTGPCGPCSEIFYDHGDKIWGGPPGSPEADGDRYIEIWNLVFMQFEQVTKEQRVSLPKPSIDTGMGLERITAVMQGKHDNYDIDLMRALIEASAEFSKASADGEHKVSHRVIADHLRSSCFLIADGVLPSNEGRGYVLRRIMRRAMRHAQLMGCKEPLMHRLVPALVGEMGRAYPELGRAEALISETLKLEETRFKQTLDRGLKLLDEASAGMSKGDMLPGEVAFKLYDTYGFPLDLTQDALRPRGINVNLDGFQAAMAAQKAEARKAWAGSGEAATEKVWFEIKEEQGATEFLGYDTQAAEGRIDAIVVDGKPVTEAKAGTEVAIVLNQTPFYGESGGQMGDSGVIVTASGAKVEVSDTQKKLGALHAHIGKVVEGSVKLGDMSILTVDATRRAAIASNHSATHLLHAALRRRLGDHVTQKGSLVSPDRFRFDISHPKALSAAEAADVEAEVNAMIRQNDAVTTRLMTPDEAIAAGAMALFGEKYGDEVRVLSMGKQADGKDYSVELCGGTHVKRTGDIALFKIINEGAVAAGVRRIEALTGEAARAYFAEQEETLRAAADALKAQPKEVPQRLVALLEERRKLERELSELRRQLTTGTVAAASAVRDIGGIKFAAQSLKGIPAKDLRAMADAKKKEIGSGVVVLTSEVDGKIAAVVSVTDDLTGRYSAANLIKVLTPAIGGQGGGGRPDFAQGGGADPSGAEKAFEAVASALSA, via the coding sequence ATGACCACCTCCGCCAGCGATATCCGCCAGGCCTTCCTGGATTATTTCGGCAAGAACGGCCATGCGGTGGTGGAATCCTCGCCGCTGGTGCCGCGCAACGACCCGACCCTGATGTTCACCAATGCCGGCATGGTGCAGTTCAAGAATGTGTTCACCGGCCAGGAGAAGCGCCCCTATACCCGCGCCGCGACCTCGCAGAAATGCGTGCGCGCCGGCGGCAAGCATAACGACCTCGACAATGTCGGCTACACCGCCCGTCACCACACCTTCTTTGAAATGCTCGGCAACTTCTCCTTCGGCGACTATTTCAAGGAAGAGGCCATCCCGCTGGCTTGGAACCTGATCACCAAGGAATACGGCCTGCCCAAGGACAAGCTGTGGGTGACCGTCTATCACGACGACGATCAGGCGTTCGATCTGTGGAAGAAGGTGGCCGGCCTGCCCGATGAGCGCATCGTGCGCATCGCCACGTCGGACAATTTCTGGGCCATGGGCGATACCGGCCCCTGCGGTCCGTGTTCCGAGATTTTCTACGACCACGGCGACAAGATCTGGGGTGGCCCGCCGGGTTCGCCGGAAGCCGATGGCGACCGCTATATCGAGATCTGGAATCTCGTTTTCATGCAGTTCGAGCAGGTGACCAAGGAGCAGCGCGTCTCGCTGCCCAAGCCCAGCATCGATACCGGCATGGGGCTTGAGCGCATCACCGCCGTGATGCAGGGCAAGCACGACAATTACGACATCGACCTGATGCGGGCGCTGATCGAGGCCTCGGCCGAATTCTCCAAGGCCAGCGCCGATGGCGAGCACAAGGTGAGCCACCGCGTCATCGCCGACCATCTGCGTTCCTCCTGCTTCCTGATCGCCGATGGCGTGCTGCCCTCCAATGAGGGTCGTGGCTATGTGCTGCGCCGCATCATGCGCCGCGCCATGCGCCATGCGCAGTTGATGGGCTGCAAGGAGCCGTTGATGCACCGCCTGGTGCCGGCTTTGGTCGGCGAGATGGGCCGCGCCTATCCGGAATTGGGCCGCGCCGAGGCGCTGATTTCCGAGACGCTGAAACTGGAAGAGACCCGCTTCAAGCAGACGCTGGACCGTGGCCTCAAGCTGCTGGACGAAGCCAGCGCCGGCATGAGCAAGGGCGACATGCTGCCCGGCGAAGTCGCCTTCAAGCTCTACGATACCTATGGTTTCCCGCTCGACCTGACCCAGGATGCGCTGCGCCCGCGCGGCATCAACGTCAACCTCGATGGCTTCCAGGCCGCGATGGCGGCGCAGAAGGCCGAGGCGCGCAAGGCCTGGGCCGGCTCGGGCGAAGCCGCCACCGAAAAGGTGTGGTTCGAGATCAAGGAAGAGCAGGGCGCCACCGAATTCCTCGGCTACGACACCCAGGCCGCCGAAGGCCGCATCGATGCCATCGTGGTGGATGGCAAGCCGGTGACCGAGGCCAAGGCCGGGACCGAGGTTGCCATCGTGCTGAACCAGACGCCGTTCTATGGCGAGTCCGGCGGCCAGATGGGCGATAGTGGCGTGATCGTCACCGCCTCGGGCGCCAAGGTCGAGGTGTCGGATACGCAGAAGAAGCTTGGTGCGCTGCATGCCCATATCGGCAAGGTGGTGGAAGGCAGTGTGAAGCTTGGCGACATGAGCATCCTGACCGTGGATGCGACGCGCCGCGCGGCGATTGCCTCGAACCATTCGGCGACGCATCTGCTGCATGCCGCTTTGCGCCGTCGCCTCGGCGATCACGTGACGCAGAAGGGCTCTCTGGTATCGCCGGATCGCTTCCGCTTCGATATCAGCCATCCCAAGGCGCTGTCGGCTGCCGAGGCCGCCGATGTGGAAGCCGAGGTCAATGCCATGATCCGGCAGAATGATGCCGTCACCACCCGCCTGATGACCCCGGACGAGGCGATTGCCGCCGGCGCCATGGCTTTGTTCGGCGAGAAGTATGGCGACGAGGTGCGCGTGCTCTCCATGGGCAAGCAGGCGGATGGCAAGGATTACTCGGTTGAGCTTTGCGGCGGCACGCATGTGAAGCGCACCGGCGATATCGCGCTGTTCAAGATCATCAACGAAGGCGCGGTGGCGGCCGGCGTGCGGCGCATCGAGGCGCTGACCGGCGAAGCGGCGCGGGCCTATTTCGCCGAGCAGGAAGAAACGCTGCGCGCCGCTGCCGATGCGCTGAAGGCCCAGCCTAAGGAAGTGCCGCAGCGCCTGGTGGCCTTGCTTGAGGAGCGCCGCAAGCTCGAGCGCGAGCTTTCCGAACTGCGCCGCCAGCTTACCACCGGCACCGTGGCTGCCGCTTCCGCCGTGCGCGATATCGGCGGCATCAAGTTTGCGGCCCAGAGCCTGAAGGGCATTCCGGCCAAGGACCTGCGCGCCATGGCCGATGCCAAGAAGAAGGAAATCGGCTCCGGCGTGGTGGTGCTCACCTCCGAAGTGGATGGCAAGATTGCCGCCGTGGTCAGCGTTACCGATGATCTCACCGGGCGCTATTCGGCGGCGAATCTCATCAAGGTGCTGACGCCGGCCATCGGCGGCCAGGGCGGCGGCGGCCGGCCGGATTTCGCTCAAGGCGGCGGTGCCGATCCCAGCGGCGCTGAGAAGGCCTTCGAGGCCGTAGCCAGCGCGCTCAGTGCTTAG
- a CDS encoding DUF1217 domain-containing protein, whose product MVTSIDIPSSSSTGMSPFVLYRRLQQTAEQNAGSAKQSSTQDALAKQLMDIKNTQIRIRNVQIKADNALAVSDAAYVQNRMNSATTVNELVNDDRVLRVLARAFGVTDLYSFNKQRLKDVLLSDLNDPNSVARRGTTKELELARKFDLGATGALADTNGNAITIDVNGKVRNDGTGSPLEPGLAKIKNLVINNSGQVALNTDGSVLTSGNLPNAVANAYTKAVTKTPEKELTLPANNTSKVYEFDSPEFQRFRGRADIQREEEYFKANVKNLKSVDDFFADKRIMRFVLSAYDLESELTNTGKIRKILESDLSDVDSLANRFQDPRFKQLAQDLNFFGAKVSKLTSQSTVDNIVTKYERVKYEQSLDEQAPGVRAAIEFKRRAKDVTQTVQLLGDSVLREVVTVANNIPKQIAVQEVDAQVTALERKVDVKKLKDATEVDKMVIRYLNNKAAETSGNKGSYLLNLFG is encoded by the coding sequence ATGGTTACCTCGATTGATATCCCCTCATCATCCAGCACCGGCATGTCGCCGTTCGTGCTGTATCGCCGTCTGCAGCAGACGGCAGAGCAGAATGCCGGCTCGGCCAAGCAATCCTCCACCCAGGATGCGCTGGCCAAGCAGCTGATGGATATCAAGAACACCCAGATCCGCATCCGCAATGTGCAGATCAAGGCCGACAACGCATTGGCGGTTTCCGATGCCGCCTATGTGCAGAACCGGATGAACAGCGCCACCACGGTGAATGAGCTGGTCAATGATGACCGTGTGCTGCGGGTGTTGGCCCGTGCCTTTGGCGTTACCGATCTCTATAGCTTCAACAAGCAGCGCCTCAAGGATGTGCTGCTGAGCGATCTGAACGATCCGAATTCGGTGGCACGCCGTGGCACCACCAAGGAACTGGAGCTGGCGCGCAAGTTCGATCTCGGCGCCACCGGCGCGCTCGCGGATACCAACGGCAATGCCATCACCATCGATGTCAACGGCAAGGTGCGCAACGATGGCACCGGCTCGCCGCTTGAGCCCGGCCTCGCCAAGATCAAGAATCTGGTGATCAACAATTCCGGCCAGGTGGCGCTGAACACCGATGGCAGCGTGCTGACCAGCGGCAACCTGCCCAATGCCGTTGCCAACGCCTATACCAAGGCCGTGACCAAGACGCCGGAAAAGGAACTGACCCTGCCGGCCAATAACACCAGCAAGGTTTATGAATTCGACAGCCCGGAATTCCAGCGTTTCCGTGGCCGCGCCGATATCCAGCGCGAGGAAGAGTATTTCAAGGCCAATGTGAAGAACCTGAAGTCGGTGGATGATTTCTTCGCCGACAAGCGCATCATGCGCTTCGTGCTCTCGGCCTATGACCTGGAAAGCGAACTGACCAATACCGGCAAGATCCGCAAGATCCTGGAAAGCGATCTGTCCGATGTCGACTCGCTGGCCAATCGTTTCCAGGACCCGCGCTTCAAGCAATTGGCGCAGGACCTGAATTTCTTCGGTGCCAAGGTGAGCAAGCTCACCTCGCAATCGACGGTGGACAACATCGTCACCAAGTATGAGCGCGTCAAGTACGAGCAGTCGCTGGACGAGCAGGCGCCCGGTGTGCGGGCCGCCATCGAGTTCAAGCGCCGCGCCAAGGATGTGACGCAGACTGTGCAGTTGCTCGGCGATTCCGTGCTGCGCGAAGTGGTGACGGTGGCCAACAACATCCCGAAGCAGATTGCCGTGCAGGAAGTTGATGCCCAGGTCACGGCACTGGAGCGCAAGGTCGACGTGAAGAAGTTAAAGGACGCCACCGAGGTCGACAAAATGGTGATCCGCTACCTGAACAACAAGGCGGCGGAAACCTCGGGCAACAAGGGCAGCTACCTGCTGAACCTGTTCGGCTAG
- a CDS encoding response regulator, giving the protein MTTRNAILSQPILVIDDHRPMLRLVAAQLEGLGFQDVETEQDPAAALARLKRRRYGVILSDWNMAPISGLNLLRSVRADPTNAATPFILVTAEVAPENVLAAKAAGVSGYIAKPFDAAQLKAKLQAVLGAF; this is encoded by the coding sequence TTGACCACGCGCAACGCGATTCTGAGCCAACCCATCCTGGTGATTGATGACCACCGCCCGATGTTGCGGCTGGTGGCGGCCCAGCTCGAGGGCCTCGGGTTCCAGGATGTGGAAACCGAGCAGGATCCGGCGGCGGCGCTGGCGCGGCTCAAGCGGCGGCGCTATGGGGTGATCCTTTCGGATTGGAACATGGCACCGATCAGCGGCCTGAACCTGCTGCGCAGCGTGCGCGCCGACCCCACCAATGCCGCGACGCCTTTCATCCTGGTAACCGCAGAAGTGGCGCCGGAAAACGTGCTGGCGGCCAAGGCGGCGGGGGTTTCCGGCTATATCGCCAAACCGTTCGATGCGGCCCAGCTCAAGGCCAAGCTGCAGGCTGTGCTCGGGGCCTTCTGA
- a CDS encoding DoxX family protein, with translation MLSFLQNPTPAQREAGIGLLRISLGVMFLAHGLLLKVLTFGMAGTAGFFVSLGLPAWTAYATAGGEIIGGVLLILGILTRPVALALTPILLGALVVHAGNGWVFSAPNGGWEYPAYLVVLTLAQALLGTGAFAVSFGRASRPVTA, from the coding sequence ATGCTCAGCTTCCTGCAAAACCCCACTCCCGCCCAGCGCGAAGCCGGCATCGGCCTGCTGCGCATCAGCCTCGGCGTCATGTTCCTGGCCCATGGCCTGCTGCTGAAGGTGCTGACCTTCGGCATGGCCGGCACCGCCGGCTTCTTCGTTTCGCTCGGTCTGCCGGCCTGGACCGCCTATGCCACTGCCGGCGGCGAGATCATCGGCGGCGTGCTGCTGATCCTCGGGATCCTGACCCGCCCGGTGGCGCTGGCCCTCACCCCGATCCTGCTCGGCGCCCTGGTGGTGCATGCCGGCAATGGCTGGGTGTTCAGCGCGCCGAATGGCGGCTGGGAATATCCGGCCTATCTGGTGGTGCTGACCCTGGCCCAGGCCCTGCTCGGCACCGGCGCCTTCGCCGTCAGCTTCGGCCGCGCCAGCCGCCCGGTCACGGCCTAA
- a CDS encoding LysR family transcriptional regulator: MQDWNDLRLVLAVVRAGNLTGAAKALGVNHSTAFRRLAALEEEMGVRLFERLPAGAYAPTEAGERMAASAERIETEAAALDREILGHDQQLTGRLRVTASETLGFRILTPLIGRFRCLHPGIQVELAVDNRILSLSRREADVALRALRPREGDLHGRRLGTIGWTLFGKRELVAGLPRLGPEPESLEGLPLIGWEQGMSGINAADWLNARAPEAAFVYRSSSLLNQFVAVKAGMGVAVLPCYLGDPEPDLARLTEAPVAALGRELWIVTHTDLRRTARVRAFFDLIGEGFAEARGLLEGTSS, translated from the coding sequence ATGCAGGACTGGAATGATCTGCGGCTGGTGCTGGCGGTGGTCCGTGCAGGCAACCTGACCGGGGCGGCCAAGGCGCTGGGGGTGAACCATTCCACGGCGTTTCGCCGGCTGGCCGCCCTGGAGGAGGAAATGGGCGTGCGGTTGTTCGAGCGGCTGCCGGCCGGCGCCTATGCCCCCACCGAGGCCGGCGAGCGCATGGCGGCCAGCGCCGAGCGGATCGAGACCGAGGCGGCGGCGCTGGACCGCGAGATCCTTGGCCATGACCAGCAGCTCACCGGTCGGCTGCGGGTGACGGCTTCCGAGACGCTGGGCTTCCGCATCCTCACCCCGCTGATCGGCCGCTTCCGCTGCCTGCATCCCGGCATCCAGGTGGAACTAGCGGTGGACAACCGGATCTTAAGTCTCTCCCGCCGCGAGGCCGATGTGGCGCTTCGGGCGCTGCGCCCCAGGGAGGGCGACCTGCATGGCCGCCGGCTCGGCACCATCGGCTGGACCCTGTTTGGCAAGCGCGAGCTGGTGGCCGGGCTGCCCCGGCTGGGCCCGGAGCCGGAGAGCCTGGAAGGCCTGCCGCTGATCGGCTGGGAGCAGGGGATGAGCGGTATCAACGCCGCCGATTGGCTCAACGCACGGGCGCCGGAAGCCGCCTTCGTCTACCGGTCATCCAGCCTGCTGAACCAGTTCGTCGCCGTCAAAGCCGGCATGGGGGTGGCGGTGCTGCCCTGCTATCTCGGCGATCCGGAGCCGGATCTGGCCCGGCTGACCGAGGCACCCGTGGCCGCTTTGGGCCGCGAACTCTGGATCGTCACCCATACCGATCTGCGCCGCACCGCCCGGGTGCGGGCCTTCTTTGATCTGATAGGTGAGGGCTTCGCGGAGGCCCGCGGCCTGCTCGAAGGCACGTCGTCTTAA
- a CDS encoding cyclic nucleotide-gated ion channel, with product MTALTWRRRCFDLLADGREMPSAGHRIISTLILVAVLACAIAILLVTMPEMDARAIALLDRAREATDLLFTIEYLLRIWVAPEYAGELRIQDRTMRLRYLRSLAGIVDLLVILPFWINLIIPLPQDWFLVLEMLTLFKLVRYVPGLALVATVLRGQARPLIAGFLALGVLLVMASCVMYVLERQAQPQIFASIPHALWWGIVTMGTVGYGDMVPVTALGKLFGGFVMLLGIAMFAIPAGLLASGFAEEIKRREFIVTWRAVAALPIFAHLNATNIAEIAGLLRPQVVPAGTVIVRKDDRAEAMFFIMAGEVEVDIKPNPVVLSEGQHFGEVALLRHTRRTATVRSLTECRLLALGVAEFERLLEIHPDIREQINRVAIARQQERADGVPTT from the coding sequence ATGACGGCGCTGACCTGGCGTCGGCGCTGTTTCGATCTTCTGGCCGATGGCCGGGAGATGCCCTCGGCTGGGCATCGCATTATTTCCACGCTCATCCTGGTGGCGGTGCTGGCTTGCGCCATCGCCATCCTGCTGGTGACGATGCCGGAAATGGATGCGCGCGCCATTGCGCTGCTGGATCGTGCCCGCGAAGCCACCGACCTGCTGTTCACCATCGAATATCTGCTGCGCATCTGGGTGGCGCCGGAATATGCCGGCGAGCTGCGCATTCAGGACCGCACCATGCGGCTGCGCTACCTGCGCTCGCTGGCCGGCATCGTCGATCTGCTGGTGATCCTGCCGTTCTGGATCAACCTGATCATCCCGCTGCCGCAGGATTGGTTCCTGGTGCTGGAAATGCTCACCCTGTTCAAGCTGGTGCGCTATGTGCCGGGCCTGGCCCTGGTCGCCACCGTGCTGCGCGGCCAGGCACGGCCGCTGATCGCCGGCTTCCTGGCACTGGGCGTGCTGCTGGTGATGGCTTCCTGCGTCATGTATGTGCTCGAGCGCCAGGCACAGCCGCAGATCTTCGCCTCGATCCCGCATGCGCTGTGGTGGGGCATCGTCACCATGGGCACGGTCGGCTATGGCGACATGGTGCCGGTGACGGCCTTGGGCAAATTGTTCGGTGGCTTCGTCATGCTGCTCGGCATCGCCATGTTCGCCATCCCCGCCGGTTTGCTTGCCTCCGGTTTCGCGGAAGAGATCAAGCGGCGCGAATTCATCGTCACCTGGCGCGCCGTGGCTGCCCTGCCGATCTTCGCCCATCTCAATGCCACCAACATCGCCGAGATTGCCGGCCTGCTGCGGCCCCAGGTGGTGCCAGCCGGCACGGTGATTGTGCGCAAGGATGATCGCGCCGAGGCGATGTTCTTCATCATGGCCGGCGAGGTCGAGGTCGATATCAAGCCCAACCCGGTGGTGCTGAGCGAGGGCCAGCATTTCGGCGAGGTCGCGCTGCTGCGCCATACCCGCCGCACCGCCACCGTGCGCAGCCTGACGGAATGCCGGCTGCTCGCGCTTGGGGTGGCGGAATTCGAGCGGCTCTTGGAAATCCACCCCGATATCCGCGAGCAGATCAACCGCGTCGCCATTGCCCGACAGCAGGAGCGGGCGGACGGCGTGCCGACGACCTAA